From the Lolium rigidum isolate FL_2022 chromosome 2, APGP_CSIRO_Lrig_0.1, whole genome shotgun sequence genome, one window contains:
- the LOC124687229 gene encoding chaperone protein ClpB1-like, protein MTAAVGNTDPVIGRDDEIDRVVCILCRRTKNSAVLVGAPGVGKTAIAEGLAQRIAAGTVPAALAGARLVEVDLGAMVAGTQYRGMFEERLKNVIKEAEDANSKVILFIDEVHMLVGAGKCGGGSMDGANLLKPALARGRIRCVGATTFDEYRKYIEKDAALERRFQMVHVEEPSTQATIAILQGLKGRYEEHHGLTIQDAALVAAAQLAGRYITGRQFPDKAIDLIDEACSTTRMQIDSKRHVTAAQSSSAVVVKEGILEPEHVAQVVSRWTGIPVTTLDQEEKDKLIHLPDRLHERVVGQDEAVNLVAQAVLRSRAGLDQPGQPIGSFLFLGPTGVGKTELAKALAEQLFNSEKMLVRFDMSEYVTSGSVLRLIGAPPSYHGHQDGGQLTEKIRRRPYSVILFDEVEKADPSVFNVFLQLLDDGMLTDGKGRTVDFKNTIIIMTSNLGAEHLTAGMNGQTTMEAARGLVMEQVRKHFKPELLNRLSEMVIFEPLSHDKLKEVVKIQMKSTVANLADKGISLTASNAAMDVILSESYNPMYGARPIRRWVHKNVMTKLSELLVKGDAGEGSIVSIDATADRKGLKYEVVKKKVADPRGKKPMVDLPSDSDDSSDDVVEVGPVAKKAKVVSFSIPADGK, encoded by the exons ATGACGGCCGCGGTCGGCAACACCGATCCAGTGATCGGACGCGACGACGAGATCGATCGCGTTGTCTGCATCCTCTGCCGCCGTACCAAGAACAGCGCTGTGCTAGTCGGCGCGCCGGGGGTCGGCAAGACGGCCATTGCAGAGGGCCTCGCCCAGCGCATCGCCGCTGGGACGGTCCCTGCGGCACTTGCTGGAGCGCGCCTTGTGGAGGTCGACCTTGGGGCCATGGTGGCCGGGACCCAGTACCGCGGCATGTTCGAGGAACGCCTGAAGAATGTGATCAAGGAGGCGGAGGATGCAAACAGTAAGGTTATTCTGTTCATCGATGAGGTGCACATGCTTGTTGGCGCCGGGAAGTGCGGTGGCGGCAGCATGGACGGCGCCAACCTGCTGAAGCCGGCATTGGCCCGTGGCCGTATCCGCTGTGTGGGCGCTACGACTTTTGATGAGTACCGCAAGTACATCGAGAAAGATGCCGCATTGGAGCGGCGGTTCCAGATGGTGCATGTGGAGGAGCCAAGCACACAGGCAACAATTGCCATTCTGCAGGGTCTAAAAGGGAGGTATGAAGAGCACCATGGTTTGACAATTCAGGATGctgctcttgttgctgctgcacAGCTTGCTGGCCGCTACATAACTG GTCGTCAGTTTCCTGATAAGGCAATTGATTTGATTGATGAGGCATGCTCTACTACAAGGATGCAAATTGACAGCAAAAGACATGTGACCGCAGCACAAAGTAGCTCTGCTGTAGTAGTGAAGGAAGGAATTCTTGAACCAGAACATGTTGCACAA GTTGTGAGTCGATGGACAGGAATTCCTGTCACTACGCTTGATCAAGAGGAGAAAGATAAGTTAATCCACCTTCCTGACAGATTGCATGAGCGAGTCGTTGGCCAGGATGAAGCGGTCAATTTGGTCGCGCAAGCGGTCTTACGCTCCAGGGCTGGTCTTGATCAACCTGGCCAACCGATAGGATCTTTCCTGTTTCTGGGACCGACCGGCGTTGGAAAGACTGAGCTTGCGAAAGCTCTTGCTGAGCAGCTATTTAACAGTGAGAAAATGTTGGTTCGCTTTGACATGTCTGAGTATGTTACCAGTGGATCTGTGCTGCGCCTCATTGGAGCACCTCCAAG CTATCATGGTCATCAAGATGGGGGACAACTAACTGAGAAAATTAGGAGGCGTCCATATAGCGTCATTCTTTTTGATGAGGTAGAGAAGGCAGATCCCTCGGTGTTCAATGTATTTCTTCAGCTTCTTGATGATGGTATGTTGACCGATGGTAAAGGCCGGACTGTGGATTTCAAGAATACCATCATCATTATGACCTCAAATCTGGGAGCAGAGCACCTGACAGCAGGAATGAATGGACAGACAACAATGGAAGCTGCACGTGGTCTTGTTATGGAACAG GTTCGGAAACACTTCAAGCCTGAGCTCCTCAACAGATTGAGTGAGATGGTGATATTTGAACCTCTTTCGCATGACAAACTAAAGGAGGTTGTCAAAATCCAGATGAAGAGTACCGTTGCCAAtttagctgacaagggcatctctCTAACTGCAAGTAATGCCGCGATGGATGTTATCTTGTCAGAATCGTACAACCCT ATGTATGGCGCAAGGCCCATAAGGAGGTGGGTGCACAAGAATGTGATGACGAAGCTCTCCGAGTTACTGGTCAAAGGAGATGCCGGTGAGGGGTCCATTGTTTCCATTGATGCTACGGCTGACAGGAAGGGGCTGAAGTATGAAGTGGTGAAGAAGAAGGTAGCAGATCCGCGGGGCAAGAAGCCAATGGTGGACCTTCCCAGCGATTCtgacgacagcagcgatgatgtGGTCGAGGTTGGTCCCGTAGCAAAGAAGGCGAAGGTGGTAAGCTTCAGCATACCAGCAGATGGCAAGTGA